A portion of the Plodia interpunctella isolate USDA-ARS_2022_Savannah chromosome 4, ilPloInte3.2, whole genome shotgun sequence genome contains these proteins:
- the LOC128669125 gene encoding splicing factor YJU2, whose product MSERKVLNKYYPPDFDPSKIPRMKLAKNRQYTVRLMAPFNMRCATCGEYIYKGKKFNARKEDVENEDYLGIRIYRFYIKCTRCLQEISFKTDPKNTDYEIEAGATRNFMALKLAEEQAKREEEEQKEEEANNPMKLLEYRTEQSRQEIELLESLEELKELNRRQRAVDYEQMLQQYQPETELQRRAREQREDDNEIKSIKFNNPSTQKVVAEEIIEEVPDEDEPPAKSSKIEILPTKSSGAKKNESWNKSIGMLSKKPALANLVRSKKKETESPTVPNTSNAQTSTENNNNSKTETAKPLGLSLLANYSGSDSDS is encoded by the exons atgtCTGAGAGAAAAGTATTGAAC aaatattACCCACCGGATTTTGATCCATCTAAAATACCTCGCATGAAATTGGCGAAAAACCGACAATACACAGTACGTCTTATGGCCCCATTCAACATGCGTTGTGCCACTTGTGGAGAGTACATTTACAAAGGGAAGAAGTTTAATGCTAGAAAAGAAGATGTAGAAAATGAGGACTACCTTGGTATCAGAATTTacagattttatattaaa TGCACAAGATGCCTGCAAGAGATATCTTTCAAGACCGATCCTAAGAACACAGATTATGAGATAGAAGCAGGTGCTACCAGGAACTTCATGGCGCTGAAGTTGGCTGAGGAGCAGGCCAAGCGGGAGGAAGAGGAACAAAAGGAAGAAGAGGCCAATAACCCCATGAAGTTATTAG AATACAGAACAGAGCAGTCGCGGCAGGAGATAGAGCTGCTGGAGAGCCTGGAGGAGCTGAAGGAGCTGAACCGGAGACAGCGCGCGGTGGACTACGAGCAGATGCTGCAGCAGTACCAGCCCGAGACCGAGCTGCAGAGGCGCGCGCGCGAGCAGCGGGAGGACGACAACGAGATCAA GTcaataaaattcaacaatCCATCAACACAAAAAGTGGTCGCTGAAGAGATAATAGAAGAAGTGCCTGACGAGGACGAACCGCcggccaaatcttcaaaaattgaGATCTTGCCAACAAAGAGCAGTGGAGCAAAGAAAAATGAGTCGTGGAACAAAAGCATTGGAATGTTATCAAAAAAACCGGCGCTGGCTAATTTGGTCAGGagtaaaaagaaagaaacagaGTCACCAACAGTACCAAATACATCTAACGCACAGACTAgtacagaaaataataataattcaaagaCAGAAACAGCAAAGCCTTTGGGATTATCATTACTGGCAAATTACTCTGGAAGTGACAGTGATTcatag